Part of the Desulfatirhabdium butyrativorans DSM 18734 genome is shown below.
ACTGATTTTGCTGGATACCATTACTTCGGCCTTTGAACATAAAAAATATATACTCGATCATTTTGGTCAGGATCAATCTCAACAATGATATCTCCAATTTACCGCATCGAGCGTAATTGGGGCCGTCTACCATCGATGGCTTCGTCGATCAAAAGCCTTTCCTCAGCCCGCCTGTTCCAAAGACCGTGCCAAAGCAATCCCCCTATAACAGCCCCCTCTGAACACGGGCCTCTTGAACATTGGTTTGATTCTGACCGGAACCAAGGCCTTGTGAGCTCTATTTTCTATTTCCCGATCAGATCAAACCTTATGGGTTATGCGGCTTGGACTTCAACGAGTTCGCTGGTCGATGACGGTGGCGGAATCGGCTCTCCATCCTCAACCATACCTTCCAAATGAAATTCGATCGCCTCGCGAATAAGCGTCATTACCTCGTCTTTTGTGTCGCCGACAGCCACACAACCCGGAAGGTCAGGCACATAGGCACCAAATGATGTGGGACCCTTCTCAACAACTACAAGGTATCGCATAGCAATTCCTTCCTATTTCTTCAATCCGGCCTGCTTCAGCACATTGTTCAACGTTCCGGGCGGAATGTCCACGCTGGGCTTTCCAGAGACAGTCACCGTCCCGCTTTTTGTCGGATGGTGGAACTGGCGGTGACTGCCCTTGGTCCTGACCAGGACCCAGCCGTCAGCAACAATCAACGAAATGAGTTCATGGACCTTCATTCCGAACATCCTCGATCAGGCTTCACGTCGCCGCATAACGACACGCATCACCGGCGGCTTTAGCCGTCCGGTGGATGCGATGGTTAGCCGAATTATTTTAATCTAAATAGTATGTGCCTTCTATTTTTTTAGTTGCTTTACCTCCAAAAAGCACTTTTCCATCTCTTTGTATAAGTTTAATTTCATTATACACTATGTCTTTTCCACCTTGCTCAATTCTTATTATGTCTTTATCCCATAGCTTATTTTTTATTAAATAATAGCCCAGCGCGCTATTACCTGACCCAGTTGCAGGATCCTCCAAATATCCAAATTTTGGAGCAAATACCCTTGTATGTACAAAATACTCAGAATTACTTACTTCATTTGAGAAGATTAATATTATATCGATTTCATTTTTAATACAAAATTTTTCTAATTGTTTTATATCTGGATAGATGGATATTTCATCTATAAGTTTATTAATAGGAATGATTAAGGTTCTCAATCCAGCATCTATAAAATCTATTGGAAGTTTTGCTGATATTTTATAAGGTTCAATCAATAATGCTTGTGTAACTTCAGATAATAGAGCCTTGCTTACTAACCATATTGGTTCTGGAGCCGAAACATAAATTGCATTTTCTTTTTTGATTTCATTATATACGGTTAAAATACCTTTTTTATTTGTTTCGATTTGTATTTGTTTTTTGTTCAATAAATTATCATCATGTTTGATAATTTCATACATCGTCGCTATTGTTCCATGACCACAAAAACTGACTTCACATTCAGATGAATAATATGTTAATTTGAGTTGATTATTATGTCTTGTAACATAAACAATTTCTGAAATAAATCCTTGATGTTCTTTTGCAATTTTAAGCATTTCTTGTTCAGATAATAAGTCAGTTCCAAGGTCAATAAATGCTGCTGGATTTCCTAACGATATTCCTGACGTAAAAGCATTTATTTTTTTGTAAGGATAAGTACGCATTTGCATTTCACTTCCTATCATTATATTTTTTGCGGCGAATGCCGTCCGGCTAACAATATATTGAATAGCTATATTCAATATTACGATTATTCAGCATCTCCAATTAATAGAACTTATGAATATTGGTATATCTTATTGCTATCATACTAAAATATTATTTGTTCACTAGTCGCTTTACGTATTTAGCGGGTTTTCCGTTCAATGACATCCCCCCATTTCATCCCTATTATTAACTCGTTTTACTGAGATGGTTACAGTAAGATCGATTTCACCCATCTGGCGGAAAACCACCAAAGATGTTTTGAATATCCATCCCGGAATAGATCAAATATTCTATTCTGGATTCATTTCTCCATCCAACCTGTTGATAGCGATAGTTCCCCTGCGCTCATTGCCCTGCTTTTTAACGAAGGGTGAGGGGGGTGTCGCCCGGGCGACACCAGTTATCC
Proteins encoded:
- a CDS encoding type II toxin-antitoxin system HicB family antitoxin; this translates as MRYLVVVEKGPTSFGAYVPDLPGCVAVGDTKDEVMTLIREAIEFHLEGMVEDGEPIPPPSSTSELVEVQAA
- a CDS encoding PhzF family phenazine biosynthesis protein, with the protein product MQMRTYPYKKINAFTSGISLGNPAAFIDLGTDLLSEQEMLKIAKEHQGFISEIVYVTRHNNQLKLTYYSSECEVSFCGHGTIATMYEIIKHDDNLLNKKQIQIETNKKGILTVYNEIKKENAIYVSAPEPIWLVSKALLSEVTQALLIEPYKISAKLPIDFIDAGLRTLIIPINKLIDEISIYPDIKQLEKFCIKNEIDIILIFSNEVSNSEYFVHTRVFAPKFGYLEDPATGSGNSALGYYLIKNKLWDKDIIRIEQGGKDIVYNEIKLIQRDGKVLFGGKATKKIEGTYYLD
- a CDS encoding type II toxin-antitoxin system HicA family toxin, with product MKVHELISLIVADGWVLVRTKGSHRQFHHPTKSGTVTVSGKPSVDIPPGTLNNVLKQAGLKK